Part of the Myxococcus fulvus genome, CCTCCGCGTCCGCCTTCAGCTCCTGGAGGATCATCGCGCTGAGCTCCGGGACGGACAGGTCCTTGCCCCCCATCCGGATGCGCAGGTCGTCGTGCTGCCCCACCACCACTTCGTAGGGCAGTGAGCGCAGCGCGTCCTGCACCTCGTGCGAGGAGAACTTCCGGCCAATGAGCCGCTTGGCGGCGTACACCGTCTCCTGGGGGTTGGTGATGGCCTGGCGCTTGGCGATGCCGCCCACCAGGCGCTTGCCGTTCTTCGACACCGCCACCACCGACGGCGTCAGCGCCATGCCGGTGCGGTTCTTGATGACGATGGGCTGACCGTCCTGGACGGTCGCGACGATGCTGTTCGTCGTGCCCAGGTCGATGCCAATGAGAGGTTCGGACTCAGCCATGGGTGAGCGTGCTCATCCTACTAGAACGTCCAGCGCAGCTTCTTGAGCGCCGCCTTGGCCTCGGCGTTGTCGGGGTCCAGCTTCGTCGCGTCCTCGAAGACCCGCTTGGCCTGCTTCTTGGCCCCTGAATCCATCAGCACCCGGCCCAACAACACCTGGTGCTCCACCCGCCCCGGCAGGAGGTCCACGGCGCGCTGCGCCAGGACGCGCACCTCCCCGACGTCCTGGCCCTGCTGGAGCCCCAGCTTCGCCGAGCGGAACGCCGCCTCGGCGCTCTGGTTGTCCAGCGAGAAGGCGAGCCGGTACGCCGCGAGCGCCCCGACGTCGTCCCCGTGCTGCTCCAGCTCCCGCCCCCGCGTCACCTCGACGGAGGCCCGCTGCTCGTCGTGACGGCGGCGCGCCTCCACCAGCAGCGTCGCCACCTCGCGGTTCTTCGGGTCCATCGTCTGGACCTGGTGGAAGTCCTGGTACGCGCGCTCCCAGTCTCCCCGGGCCACGGCCGCCTTGCCCCGGGCCACCAGCTCCGTCAGGCGCACGTTCTTGGCCATGTACGGGTGACGGGCGAGCCGGGCCTGTCGCTCGGCGCGCCGGGCCTCCGACTCCGCGTCGTTCACCGGCGGCGGCGCGGGCGCGGGAGGAGGCGGCGGGGCGGGCCGGGCCATCCGCAGGGGTGAAGGCGCGGGCGGCGGCGTCAGGCCGATGGGCGTCAACTCCGTGGCCGGGTACGAGGCCGCGGACGGAGCCGGCGAGGAGGCCACGGGCGGCGGCGTCGAGGGCGTCGAGGCGGCCGCGGAGGCCTGGGCGAGCGCCGGGTTCGCCTTGAGGTATGCGTCGCGCTTGTCCTGCTGGCTGAGGACGTTGTGGGCGTCGGTGAGCTTGCGGAAGATGCGCTCCATCCGCGCGCGGAAGCTGCCCAGGTTCTTGCCGAAGTAGCGGTCCGGGTGGAAGCGGCGCGACGCGTTGTAGTACGCCTGCTTCACCTCGGTGGCGGGGGCCCCGGGACGCAGGCCCAGGACGGCGAAGTAGTCCAGCCCGTCCAGCGCGCGCTCCAGGTCGATGATCTCCTTCTTCCGCTCCGGCTCGAGGTCCACCTCCTCGGCCATCGCGGCGTCCACCGCGGGCGCCGGCTGGTTTCGCGGCACCACGCGCGCCGGGACGATGGCGCCCTTGGCGCGCAGCGCCAGCAGCACGGCGATGGTGCGCGCCTCACCCAGGGTGGAACGTGACAGCACCTGGTCGATGCGCTCCACCCTGCCCACGAGCGACAACACGCCCGTCTCCTCCGGCGAGAGCTGGAGGCGAGCGAGGTCCAGGTTGGGCACGGTGGCGATGTGGTCCGTCCGGGCCCCCAGGCCGACAATCGTGTTTGACGCGCTCACAGGACGGTCCACCGAAGGGTTGCCGAATAGAAGAGCCTAGGTTTGGGGGACGCGGGGCGTCAAACACCCAGTGTCCCCCTACCCCAGGCCCTGGCCGAGGAGAGGCCGCCCTCAGAGGGCGGTCAGCACCCGCTCGATGATGGCCAGGCTCTGGTCCAGCTCCTCCCGGCTGATGGTGAACGGAGGGGCGAAGCGCACGGTCCGCTCACCTGCGGCGTTGCCGAGCACCCCCGCCTCGCGCAGCTTGCCGAGCACCTGGGGCGCGTCGCGGTCCATCTCCAGGCCCACCAGCAGGCCCTGCCCCCGGACCTCCACCACGCGGCCCGCGGGCAGCCGGGACTGGATGCCCCGCAGCTTCTCCAGGAAGTACGCCCCCTTGGAGTTCACCTCGTCGAGGAAGCCGGGCTGACGGATGACCTTCAGCACCGCGTTGGCGGCGGCGGCGGCCACCAGGTTGCCGCCGAAGGTGGACCCGTGGCTGCCGGGCACCATGCTCGCGCCCACGTCGTCGCGGCACAGCATGGCGCCGATGGGCAGGCCGTTGCCCAGCGCCTTGGCCATGCTGATGGCGTCCGGGAGGATGCCGTCGCGCATGAAGCCGAACGGGATGCCCGTGCGGCCCATGCCCGTTTGAATCTCATCCACCAGCAGCAAGAGGCCCTTCTCGTCGCACAGGGCCCGCAGCCCCTTGAGGAAGCCCGCGGGAGCCTGACGCACCCCGCCCTCGCCCTGGACGGGCTCCACCAGGATGGCGGCCGTGGTGGGCTTCACCGCGGCGCGCACCGCGTCCAGATCGCCATAAGGCACGTGGTGGAAGCCCGCGGGCAGCGGCTCGAAACCCGCGTGGTACTTCGGCTGCCCCGTGGCGGTGACGGTGGCCAGGGTGCGGCCGTGGAAGCTGCGCTCGAAGGTGATGACCTCGAAGCGCTCCGGCGTGCCCCGGTCCTTCATCACCTTGCGGGCCAGCTTCAGCAGTGCCTCGTTCGCCTCCGCGCCCGAGTTGCAGAAGAACGCGCGCGACAGGCCGCTCCACTCGCACAGCTGCGCCGCCAGGTCGATCTGCGGCTGCGAGTAGAACGCGTTGGAGACGTGCCACAGGGTGTCCAGCTGCGCGTGCGCCGCCGCCACCACGTCCGGGTGGCAGTGCCCGAGCGCGCACGTCGCCACGCCCCCGATGAGGTCCAGGTACTCCCGCCCATCCGCGTCCCACACGCGCGTACCCTGCCCACGTGCCAGGACGATGGGCTGCTGCTTGTAGTTCTGCAGCAGGTGGTGGCGGGCCTTCTGGATGAGGGTGTCGTTGGAGCTGGGGGCGGCCGAGGGCACGGGTTGCGGCAAGGGAGTCAACCTTCCTTGTGGTGAGGGCACGGCGGTGTGCGCGCCATATAGCGCGCTAGAGGATGTAGCGCGACAGGTCCTCGTCCTGGACGATGGCGCCCAGCCGCTCGCGCACATAATTGCCGTCCACCTGGAAGTCCCGGGGCCCCAGCTCGCTGGCGGAGAAGGAGACCTCATCGAGCAGCCGCTCGAGCACGGTGTGCAGGCGGCGGGCGCCGATGTTCTGCGTGCGCTCGTTCGCCTGCTGGGCGATGCGCGCCAGCTCCGTCACCGCGTCGTCGGTGAAGGACAGGCGCACGCCCTCGGTGGAGAGCAGCGCGGTGTACTGGCGCAAGAGGGAGTTCTTCGGCTCGCGCAGGATGCGGATGAGGTCGTCGCCGGAGAGCGGCTCCAGCTCCACGCGGATGGGGAAGCGGCCCTGCAATTCCGGGATGAGGTCGCTGGGCTTGGAGACGTGGAAGGCGCCCGCGGCGATGAAGAGCATGTGGTCCGTCTTCACCATGCCGTACTTGGTGTTGACGGTGGAGCCCTCGACGATGGGGAGGATGTCGCGCTGCACGCCCTCGCGCGAGACGTCCGGGCCTCCCCCGCCCTTGCCGCCGCCGTCGCGGCTGGCGATCTTGTCGATCTCGTCGATGAACACGATGCCGCTCGACTCGGCGCGCGCCACGGCCTCGCGCTGGACGCGGTCCGGGTCCACCAGCTTCTGGGCCTCCTCCTGGCGCAGGAGCTGGAGCGCCTCCGGCACGCGCACCCGACGACGACGCGTCTTGCTCATGCCCGGCATGTTCTTGAAGAGGTCCTGCAGGTTGACGCCGATCTCCTCCATGCCCTGGCCGGAGAAGCCGCGCATGAAGGTGGGCGCGCTGTCGCTCGTCTCCAGCTCCACGAACTGGTCATCCAGCGTGCCCGCGCGCAATTGGGCGCGCAGCTTCTCGCGCTCGTTGTCGCCCAGGCGCTGGGGCGCGGGCTGCGGGGGCGGCGGCGCGAAGCCGAACGGCGGCGGCGAGGACGGCGTGCGCGGCGTGCCGTTGTTCTGCAGCAGCTCCATCAACCGGTCCTCGGCCAGCTCCTCGGCGCGGGGGCGGACCTTCTCCGTCTCCTCCTCGCGCACCAGGCCGATGGCGGCCTCGACGAGGTCGCGAATCATCGACTCCACGTCGCGGCCCACGTAGCCCACCTCCGTGAACTTGGAGGCCTCCACCTTGACGAACGGCGCCTGCGCCAGCTTCGCGAGCCGCCGGGCGATCTCCGTCTTCCCCACGCCCGTGGGGCCGATCATGATGATGTTCTTCGGGTGGATTTCGTCGCGCAGGTCGTCGGAGACCTGCTGGCGGCGCCAGCGGTTGCGCAGGGCGATGGCCACCGCGCGCTTGGCGGCGTTCTGCCCGACGATGTAGCGGTCCAGCTCGCCCACCACCTCACGAGGCGTGAAGGCGGACGTCTTGCGCGATTCGGCCACGGGGAGGCTCCTAGAGCTCTTCGATGGAGATGTTGGAGTTGGTGTAGATGTCGATTTCGCCCGCGATGGAGAGCGACTGCTGCGCCACCTCGCGAGCGGACAGCTGCGTGTGGGCCATCAGCGCCCGGGCGGCGGCGAACGCGTAGGGGCCCCCGCTGCCCACCGCGGCGATGCCGTGGTCCGGCTCGATGACGTCCCCGGCGCCGGACAGGATGAACGTCTTGTCCTTGTCCGCCACGACGAGCAGCGCCTCCAGCCGGCGCAGGAAGCGGTCCGTGCGCCAGTCCTTGCCCAGCTCGACGCAGGCGCGCGCCATGTTCTTCTGGTGCTCCTTGAGCTTGCCCTCGAAGCGCTCGAACAGGGTGAAGGCATCGGCGGTGCTGCCCGCGAACCCGGCGAGGACCTGGCCCTCGCCCAGCCTGCGGACCTTCTTCGCCGTGTTCTTCATCACCGTCTTTTCGAGCGAGACCTGACCGTCACTGGCGATGGCGACCTTTCCGTCGCGTCGCACGCAGAGAATGGTGGTGCCGTGGAACATGGAGCGGGTTTAACAAGCCGCGCCCCGCGTTTCCAAGGAACACCGCCCGCCTGTCCGCTCCCGCACCGTTTCTCAGGCGCGGGGGTGGGCTGCGTCGTAGACCTGCTGGAGCTGTTCCCAGCT contains:
- a CDS encoding J domain-containing protein is translated as MSASNTIVGLGARTDHIATVPNLDLARLQLSPEETGVLSLVGRVERIDQVLSRSTLGEARTIAVLLALRAKGAIVPARVVPRNQPAPAVDAAMAEEVDLEPERKKEIIDLERALDGLDYFAVLGLRPGAPATEVKQAYYNASRRFHPDRYFGKNLGSFRARMERIFRKLTDAHNVLSQQDKRDAYLKANPALAQASAAASTPSTPPPVASSPAPSAASYPATELTPIGLTPPPAPSPLRMARPAPPPPPAPAPPPVNDAESEARRAERQARLARHPYMAKNVRLTELVARGKAAVARGDWERAYQDFHQVQTMDPKNREVATLLVEARRRHDEQRASVEVTRGRELEQHGDDVGALAAYRLAFSLDNQSAEAAFRSAKLGLQQGQDVGEVRVLAQRAVDLLPGRVEHQVLLGRVLMDSGAKKQAKRVFEDATKLDPDNAEAKAALKKLRWTF
- a CDS encoding aspartate aminotransferase family protein, which produces MTPLPQPVPSAAPSSNDTLIQKARHHLLQNYKQQPIVLARGQGTRVWDADGREYLDLIGGVATCALGHCHPDVVAAAHAQLDTLWHVSNAFYSQPQIDLAAQLCEWSGLSRAFFCNSGAEANEALLKLARKVMKDRGTPERFEVITFERSFHGRTLATVTATGQPKYHAGFEPLPAGFHHVPYGDLDAVRAAVKPTTAAILVEPVQGEGGVRQAPAGFLKGLRALCDEKGLLLLVDEIQTGMGRTGIPFGFMRDGILPDAISMAKALGNGLPIGAMLCRDDVGASMVPGSHGSTFGGNLVAAAAANAVLKVIRQPGFLDEVNSKGAYFLEKLRGIQSRLPAGRVVEVRGQGLLVGLEMDRDAPQVLGKLREAGVLGNAAGERTVRFAPPFTISREELDQSLAIIERVLTAL
- the hslU gene encoding ATP-dependent protease ATPase subunit HslU, yielding MAESRKTSAFTPREVVGELDRYIVGQNAAKRAVAIALRNRWRRQQVSDDLRDEIHPKNIIMIGPTGVGKTEIARRLAKLAQAPFVKVEASKFTEVGYVGRDVESMIRDLVEAAIGLVREEETEKVRPRAEELAEDRLMELLQNNGTPRTPSSPPPFGFAPPPPQPAPQRLGDNEREKLRAQLRAGTLDDQFVELETSDSAPTFMRGFSGQGMEEIGVNLQDLFKNMPGMSKTRRRRVRVPEALQLLRQEEAQKLVDPDRVQREAVARAESSGIVFIDEIDKIASRDGGGKGGGGPDVSREGVQRDILPIVEGSTVNTKYGMVKTDHMLFIAAGAFHVSKPSDLIPELQGRFPIRVELEPLSGDDLIRILREPKNSLLRQYTALLSTEGVRLSFTDDAVTELARIAQQANERTQNIGARRLHTVLERLLDEVSFSASELGPRDFQVDGNYVRERLGAIVQDEDLSRYIL
- the hslV gene encoding ATP-dependent protease subunit HslV, whose translation is MFHGTTILCVRRDGKVAIASDGQVSLEKTVMKNTAKKVRRLGEGQVLAGFAGSTADAFTLFERFEGKLKEHQKNMARACVELGKDWRTDRFLRRLEALLVVADKDKTFILSGAGDVIEPDHGIAAVGSGGPYAFAAARALMAHTQLSAREVAQQSLSIAGEIDIYTNSNISIEEL